The region atatatatgtgtgtgtgtatatatatatatatatatatatataaatatatatatatatatatatatatatatatatatatttatatatatatatatatatatatatatatatatatgtatatatatatatatatatatatatatatatatatatataccacacacacacacacaaacacacacacacacacacacacacacacacacatacacacacacacacacacacacacacacacacacacacacacacacacacacacacacacacacacacacacacacacacttatatatatatatatatatatttatatatatatatatatatatatatatatatatatatatatatatatatatatatatatatatatatatatacaggtatttgtgtgtttatcaaGGGTCCCCATTCAAGGACTCTTTTTTATTAACGTTTCTCATGGATTCTGGGGACCCGTGGGAaatttatatatgcgtatgggaaatacgcgtgtgtgtgtgcgtgtgtgcatgtgtgcgtgtttgtgtgtgcgggtgtgtgtgtgtgtgtgtgtgtgtgtgtgtgtgtgtgtgtgtgtgtgtgtgtgtgtgtgtgtgtgtgtgtgtgtgtgtgtgtgtgtacatacatgtacatgtaaatatacatgtatatacaaatacgctCTAGGCCCTACctggatgaaagaaaaaaacgatactGCGTTTAAGGCAAACACAAGTACGGCAAAGAATCGAACCTCAGCAGCATCTCTCGCCAGGTTTCTCAGTCGCAGACATGACTCAGCGCAACGGTCTGCGAGGGTCCACGGCAGAGACCTACATCAAGCCGGCCGCTGCTCGACCCAACCTGGACGTGGCTGTCAACGCTCACGTCACCAAGGTAGGTGCTCCTGTTGCCAGTATTATGGTGAGGcatgtttttatatctatgtatgtgcatttgtttatgctagtgtgtgtatgtgtatatgtatgtatgtatgtgtgtgtatatatatatatatatatatatatatatatatatatatatatatatatatatatatatatatatatatatacatatatatatatatatatatatatatatatatatatatatatatatatatatataagtatatatgtatgtgtgtatttttatgtatttgtgtgtgtgtgtgtgtgtgtgtgtgtgtgtgtgtgtgtgtgtgtatgttatatatatatatatataatatatatatatatatagatagatagatagatagatagatagatagatagatagatagatagatagatagatatagatatagatatagatatatatatatatatatatatatatatatatatatatatatatatatatatgtgtgtgtgtgtgtgtgtgtgtgtgtgtgtgtgtgtgtgtgtgtgtgtgtgtacatgtgtgtgtatatatgtgtgtgtgtgtgtatatgtatatatatatatatatatatatatatatatatatatatatatatatatatattagtgatgggcgatattcatttttatcgtctttttctattacttttgtgTTCTGAAACAGTTCCCGTCGCCCTCCTATCTGGGAAAGGGAGTAATCGTTTGATTACTGGAAAGTGATCGACTACGCccacaactcatatatatatatatatatatatatatatatatatatatatatatatatatatatatatatatatatatatatatgtatatatatacatatatatatatatatatatatatatatatatatatatatatatatatatatatatgtatatatatacatacatatatatacatatatatatatatatatgcatatatatggaagcATGTATacttaacaaaattataattaccattttgtCTTTGGGATAcatttaacactttttttaagATTGAAATATGGAAACACTATTTTCGAAACCTATCGTTATCAATAACATTGTTCACCGTAACAAAAGCAGATAAACAACAGGTATGGTGAGGCATTTCACTATTTCATCCACCGTCTCTGTAACAGGTTCACTCCGGTGTTCTTTGGTTAATAACATGACATGATTATTTTTGTGCTACCATGGGAATCCAATATAAAGTTTTTGATACCAATAatcttacatcattattataggaGTTATTACTAATGAACAAAAAAGACAGTTTAGAAGACAGTTGACGATGCCAGGACGGAAGACAGACAAAGACCAAAGACATTGACCCAAACTGCCACCTATGAACGGCTTCCCTCCGCCCCTGACTCATCCAGCCCGCCATGTGAGTACAGTGTGtgcttcttctcattttctgtctcccgtttcttcccgttttctgtctaTGTGCACCAGCTATCTACGTCATCAAATTGTTTATGCACCGCACTTGTGGACGTGTATGCGCAGCGGGTGTGGAAGGTGAATAGGAACATTTGCAGGGAGTGGAGAGTGTACATGAAAGTGGAAGTGGAcgagaaaatggaggaaagggtGGTATAAAAAgcgattgagggagggagagtgaatacAAGGTaacatgtttttttctgtggCTATCACAGAGGCCTCCAGATCATGTGTGTCCCACATAGAGCAGCTGCATCCTAGAGCAAGTTCGTAAGCTAATGCATTTACTCCTCCCTTAGCAGAGACCACGTCTCTCATTTGCCTAGAAGGAGGTTTACACCATAAGTCTTTAGCTCTTAATCATAAGGTTATTTCCTTTCACTCTCATTTTGCtactttttttctaaatagtGTGATACTGTATTAAAGCTTTGCTGCTGTCAAATGGTTAACTATACATTTCACCCAAGTCTGGCATGAAGGGCCTCTTTTCCTTGCAAACAGTGAAAATGACAAAATTTGCCTTGTGTTTTATTTGGGGAGATTACCCcgtgaaagaaaatagaaaaattatatgatCTCTGTATGAGGGATGAGTAAAATCAACAacattaccataaaaaaatattgcacCTTAGAGGTTTTCTGATCATGTTGCTGAACTGTCTGAATCTCTGGACACTAGACATTATTAAGGACACCGAAATCACCCAAAGCTTTacgggagaagaaaatggagaggagaggattgGCGACAGGTcattggggaaagagagagagagagagagagagagagagagagagagagagagagagagagagagagagagagagagaggagagcgagtgtTATGCTACAGGAGGAGAGGGACTGTAAATACAATGCTGATAAATGTATacaatgaagaaagagaagaggataagagaaaaaaagaagagagagagagagagaggcagagaattcTGTGGTTAGGGgaagggtgagtgagagggagaagcagagtgataaataaagcgaaagagaaaggaagagtgacaagcagagtgagggagagggaaggagacagagcaCCCTCTAACACAGCTATCCCCATCACCCACTTTGGACGAAAAGGAATTCATTAAACTTCACTCGACCTTTTCTAGCATGGCTCCTCACTGAGGATCTGAGGTATGTGCATGGACAGTCGTTTTTTAAAGGGCGAAAATGGACCATAAAGAaatcataatgtttttttaacTACCTTTAAGCTTACAGGAATGTGAAGGAACTGTATTCGATAAACATCACCagctgctgattttttttttagttcttcccagtatgtgtgtacgtatgaatcAGTCAATCTGTTTGatgttttgtttgtctatttacatACTTATTTGTCTGCCTTAATATCTACGAagagaatgacagatagatatattgataagtacgtgtgtgtgtgtgtgtgtgtgcgtgtgtgtgtgtgtgtgtgtgtgtttgtttgtttatatctatatgtgtgtttgtatgtataaatgtttatttgtgtatgtatatatatgtatgtatatatatatatatatatatatatatatatatatatatatatgtgtgtgtgtgtgtgtgtgtgtgtgtgtgtgtgtgtgtgtgtgtgtgtgtgtgtgtatgtatgtatgtatgtatgtatgtatatctgtatctcacAAATTGTAAGGCAGACAGATAGTCAAATGATTAATTAGTATGATCTGATTTTCTCTATTGtctttgcatttgtgtgtatgcgtgtgtgttcgtacgtATATGTGGgaggtataataatatttttacatatttctcaTACATAGTCGCCTGTGTTCATTCTTTAGCACTTTCTTGCACCTtcatcaaatattttttcttaacaaaTATGTTTGGAATTTCCTCAGATAATCTTCGATGACAACAAGCGGGCGATCGGCGTACGATTCAAACAGAATGGGAAAGTAGgttccatgtattttttttctctcttaatgtATAAATTTCCTCCCACAAACACATGATGTCACAAGCTAGTTGCATACACTTCCtccccccaacatacacacctacatacacagtcacatactAATACGAATATGCTggaacacttacacacatacacgtgtctgtgtgcgtcgctagcattattttcattttatttattccttgcaagaaaaaaaaacgaatttatatGAGTCACTGCAGAAAAGACGTGTTGTTTTCCCCAGTCCACTTGCCCCTGATGTGGGGGCCACTCACAACGTCCTTATTCACGACAGATGAGGACGGTGAGAGCACGGAGGGAGGTCATTTTGTCTGCAGGTGCCATCGGATCCCCTCATTTACTCCTTCTGTCGGGTGTAGGGCCGGCTCAGCACCTGCGGCAGCACGAGGTAAGGCGCCCCTGCTTCTCCTTGCCTCACACTGAATGAAAACGGAAAACTGGTCTCATCAGGTTTTCATCCGACGAGGAATGCTGGAAATGTTTAACTCCGTCGGTTAAAGGAAGCAGACGACCGATCTCTCTTGTGTGCATTGTGACTTGGCCTTCCTTCCCCCAGATCCCGGTAGTGGTCGACCTGCCCGGGGTAGGCCAGAACCTGCAGGACCACCCGTCCATCTTCGGCCTCGCGTGGACTACCAGGAAGGGCGTCTCTATTTCCATCCCGAGATTGCTGGAACCCAAGTCCGTTAAGGACTTCATTTTCAATAGACAAGGTGTGTGGTGCGAAAACCGAAAtacctcgtgtgtgtgtatgtatatatatatatatatatatatatatatatatatatatatatatatatatatatatatgtgtgtgtgtgtgtgtgtgtgtgtgtgtgtgtgtgtgcacatacacacacacacacaatatatatatatatatatatatatatatatatatatatatatatatatatatatatatatatgtatatatatatatgtatatatatataatataatatatatatatatatatatatatatatatatatatatatacttatatatgtatgtgtatatatatatgtgtatgtgtgtttgtgtatatatgaatatattgaatatgtacATGTAAGTAGATATATAGCTGCAATGATAACCTTTAAATTGACAAAATGTAAACACCAATCATAGTGGAGCTGAcgatttctaaaaaaatataataataataataataataataataataataataataataataataataataataattaaaaaaaaaaaaaaaaaaaaaaaaaaaaatatatatatatatatatatatatatatatatatatatatatatatatatatatatatatatatatacatatatatacatatataatatatatatatacatatatatatatatatatatatatatatattcgtttcctTATTCAGTAGTGTTCTTCTCTCCCCGCAGGCCCCTTGACCAGCCCCTTCGGAGTTGAGGGGAACGCCTGGAGTTTAGCAGAAAGGGGTGACCCTTATTGGCCTGACCTCCAGTATCTCTTCATCTCCGGCACTCCGGCGCTGGACAGCGGACTCGCCATCTGGGACCTGATTGGCTACAGGAAAGAGGTGCGGCTGCGTTGATTACCTTATTAGAAACAACGCTTTATTGCCAGTTTCTTTTCCTGTTATCATTTCTGGTCGTCATTCTTTCCCTTGGttacttcattttatatatatatgtatatatatgtgtgtgtatatatatatatatatatatatatatatatatatatatatatatatatatatatgtgtgtgtgtgtgtgtgtgtgtgtgtgtgtgtgtgtgtgtgtgtgtgtgtgtgtgtgtgtgtgtgtatgtatatatatacttatatcatattgtttgtggttgtttttccCTACAACTTCCTCCTTTCCCTGGCAAGGTGTTCTTCGAGTATTTCGGCCACATGCTGGGTCGCGACGGCTTCTCGATCGGCCCCATGCTAACTCGACCCAAAAGCCGCGGGACCGTCAAACTGGCGTCGCGTGACCCTCTGCAAGCACCGCTCATCGACCCCAATTTCCTCAGCCATCCCGATGACGTTGAAACTTTCGTCAGAGGTAAAgaaattatcttttcatttttgatttgaggggaggggggatgattgTTCCACAGTGATTCGTTCTTTTCCAAAAGGTTcgttgacttttggaaaggggatGCATAGACATGCGTGTTTGATGTCATGCCCTCGcttgcttacttttttttctccctttctttatttatttcctccttttcctttatatgcttatttattttctgtttattcattctttcCATGACTTTGCTCATCCACCGGCAGTTTCTTTATCCATTCATTTCCATTTATCATTCCGTGAACCATGACTGGTCCATTCTTCGCCAGGTATCAAGTTCGCGCTCTCGGTGGGCAATGCTTCGGCGCTTCGAGACGATTTCCAAGCAGTCTTCAATAAAAAGGTTTGGACACACAACCTTGATCTTTGTTTTTTACTAACCGACCATTGAAACATTTTCACTTTTTAGGGGGGAAATGTCACCGCAAGATGTAAAAGTTTATATGTGTTAAATTAAAGCTTTCTTAAAGTATATGAGTTTTGTTTTTGGCGACTTCAGGTGTTGCCCGGATGTGAAAACGAGGTGACTGGATCGGACGCTTACTGGTCCTGCTACGCCCTGCACATGGCGTCCACCACCTTCCACCCGTGCGGCACGTGCAAAATGGCTCCCTCCTCGGATCCCTACGGCGTGCTTGACCACAACCTCAAGTATGTCGGCGTGTTGGCTCACTCGTCTCTTAGTTCTTTCCTCCACTTTTATCGAGTAACTAAAGGAGATCACTGTAATTTGTCCAAATTCATTTCAGCAGTTAACGGAggtgtattttgttttatgtggtTAATGGACACTTGTAGACTTTTCGTGAAGGTATCACTTTTCATCTGTATTTTTCAACCTTATTAGTAGGCACTTATTTACTCGTTCCGAATGTTGCAGAGTGCGAGGAGTGTCGGGGCTGCGTGTGATCGACGCGTCGATGATGCCGTTAATTACAACTGGCAACCTGAACGCGCCAGTTGCCATGATCGCCGAGAAGGGCGCTGACATAATCAAATTAGATTGGGGCGCCCCTGTTGCACCTTTGCCGTAGaaattacttgtttgtttgtttgtgatactGCGTTAGTCTTTCAAACTTACACTGAGATAAGAAACAATCGCGTTTTTACTTTGCCGAAACATCGATTTGCTAATGTGATCGGCAACATGCCCGTCTCTACCTCAGGTTGTAACAAGTACCACATCTTCAGCATGATGAAAGGCAGTGATAGGAATACATATATGAGTACTATCTCTTCACATGTTTTCCCTCTGCGGTAAAAACTTTCGTGTCTCTGATATGagctttgtgtttatgtgttgcaATCTCGCATCGGAAATGGGATGTACGTAACACCATGACTACAGTAGttcttttaaatcaaaatttgcaTTAACCTCTTAGTCGGGCAACTAGCCTGTATGAGTGGTAAGTCTATTTACGCAAGAGCGCCAAAAGGAAATGCATGGAGCACGTGAAGCGCTTTATAAAGTGTACGGTACAACAGTCGTTTCGGTGAAGAAGGGACTTTCTTAATTCAAATTTGtacattattagttttttattattattatgtctagtAGGAGAGCACGCGCATTTGTTTTGTGACTAAGTTTCACTTGCACTGTTATTTGGAAGTATTCAGCAGTACCACGCAATGTAAGCTAAACACAAACTGTTGTTGCAATTGATACAAAATTGTACTTTTCATTAAACATTCATCAGAGTGTCTCGTGGGAATCTCTGAGGATTATGGCCCAACTGGCTAGAATGGCCAGAATTGGAGCCTGAACCTGGCCATGGTCTCGTGAGATCGGGCCAACTGGTTCGGCGAGCTGCTTCCCCTGGCCTGTGGGAGCGACGTGGCCATTCGCTCTGTTATCCATTAGCATCTCCGTTCTCTGTTTTGatttcttgtcttcctcctcgTGTATCCCACCATACCTTTGACAATAAATAATCTAGTATTAACAGTcagatgttttatttttatttacacgtAGCAGTTCTACGGTGTGATCATGGtctgtattctgactttttttttttgagtttctttTGGAGGCAAGGAGTAAGACAAACATatcgttgataataataatggtaatatagataatagaggccgcggtggccgagtggttagagcatcggactcaagactgtcacgacggcaatctgagttcgagggttcgagtcaccggccggcgcgttgttcccttgggcaaggaacttcacctcgattgcctgcctagccgctgggtgggcaagccagcccaagtcagtaccggtcccagaaccgggtaaatagagatggtgactcgataaaaacaccgggcggaaggcaacggcaaaccaccgctctaaactgccaagaaaatcatggaaatccatgatcgccaacgtccttgtgggacagggcacttaaaaaaatataaataaataaataaaaaagatagtaataataataataataataataggaacatcaacagtaataatgaggatgataatgattattatcattaccattataacgataatactgctacatttctgtgtgcgtgtacatatatgtatgtatattttttttttttccgtatatatatatatatatatatatatatatatatatatatgtgtgtgtgtgtgtgtgtgtgtgtgtgtgtgtgtgtgtgtgtgcatcacaacatgaaaaactacaattaagtatcatgctgttactgcggcggctcaaacatgaacctaccgtaaaaaaaaaaaaaaaaaaaaaaaataataataataataattatatatatatatatatatatatatatatatatatatatatgtatgtatgtatatatgtatatatatattttatatatatatatatatatatatatatatatatatatatatatatatatgtatgtatatatgtatatatatatgtatgtatataatatatatattatatatatatatacatatataaatacaatatatatacatacatggctttatgcatatataaagatatagagatagataaatgaatgaggatatatttttttcctcatattcGTACCGTCATCGGTGCGGTATTTGACGAAATACTTGGCGCTATGTTGAcattatgtagtatatgtatatatgttgcaaaagctaaataaagagagggagaaagagcggcGTAGGAGGAGAATAGGCAAGGGAAAGTCAGAGGAGGGAAGGTCAGGTGACTATTGCAAGCACCTCCCGGCCCTCTGACCCGTCGACTCCAGGGATCGGTAATGGAATACGTGCGTGTGCCCGCATTCTTTTATGTTTATAaccttatacatatgtatatatatcttgtgtgtgtgtatgcatttatgtataaggttatatacataaaagaatacAAGAACACGCaggccctcttctttttctccttcccggcTGTTTCATTTCGagcataatccccccccccctatccgtATTCCCCAAACCACCTCCCGCATAGGGCTTGTACTCCGTCATCCTTCCCCGAGGTCGACAAGTCAGAAGGCCAGACTGCTTGCGGCAATCAGCTGACCTTCCCGCCTCGGACtttcccttgcctctcctcctcccgcgccgctctttctttctctctttatctagttttttttttttacagccgcAGTAGTCAGACACTCCGAAATGTCTTGTCTATTCGGCAAATTTTCTTTCGGCTTTTTCCCTCAGGGGACGCCACAGCAATCTTCCTTCTGCGCTCGCTTCCTTCACGCCCGCCGTCTGCACGTCTACCTTGAGTGCGTCCAAGAACCTTCTCTTCGGCcttgctctttttcttcctcccggCGGTTTCATTTCGAGCATCATCTCCCCCTCCGTATTCCTCGTCCCTTCTCTTGACGTGCCCAAACCACCTCAGTCTTGCCTCTCTAGTCTTGGCACCAAACCTGCGCACATGCATTGTCCTTCTGCATAAGtggaaaatgtatttattttccaGTTTGTCCATTTCCGTCACTCCTATCGAAAAAGCAACATTTtcatttcttggttttttttgtaGGTAGGAGTGTCTCCACTATGCCACACAGCATACCAGGCAACACCAGTCTTGAAGACCTTTTCTTtagtcctatctatctatctatctatctatctatctatctatatatatatatatatatatatatatatatatatatatatatatatatatagagagagagagagagagagagagagagagagagagaaagagagagagagagagagagagagagatagatatagatatatatacatacatatatatatatatatatatatatatatatatatatatatatatatatatatatatgtgtgtgtgtgtgtgtgtgtgtgtgtgtgtgtgtgtgtgtgtgtgtgtacatatatgtatatgtatatatacatgtatatatatatatttatatatatatatatatatatatatatatatatatatatatatatgtgtgtgtatgtgtgtgtgtatatatatatatatatatatatatatatatatatatatatatgtgtgtgtgtgtgtgtgtgtgtgtgtgtgtgtgtgtgtgtgtggtgtgtgtgtgtgtgtgtgtgtgtgtgtgtgtgtatgtgtgtgtgtgtgtgtgtgtgtgtgtatgtatatatgtatatatatatatatatatatatatatatatatatatatatatatatatataatatggtgtgtgtgtgtgtgtgtgtgtgtgtgtttatgtgtgtgtgcgtttaagcTGATCAACCCATCTTCATGCCTGGGCTGTTTCTCCCTATACTTGAATAACTAACTAAAAATGTCTCTGGGATAGTTTTCGCAACccagttttattcttttataatttccAGTTTCTTCTATTAGgtcttttttcactcttctccCAACCCAAGAGACTTTTCAGTGAAATAACACAGCCGTCACAGATTCATATTTAAAAGATAAGCAGTTGGCTTCTCATTTTTATCCATACATTTACTATTTTACGCTGTA is a window of Penaeus monodon isolate SGIC_2016 chromosome 36, NSTDA_Pmon_1, whole genome shotgun sequence DNA encoding:
- the LOC119595765 gene encoding glucose dehydrogenase [FAD, quinone]-like, encoding MITNLIRAVPTALLRMIVLSVVREAGEHNYGTSNLSDQYDFIVVGAGTAGGILAARLSEVTNWRILLLESGGPPPPESFVPAFNIALLEGEADWNFRTVPQRFSHRAYQDHVCPFPRGRCLGGSSVLNWMMYVRGNRRDFDNWEAMGNPGWGYETVLRYFKKAENYRGKRNIHTTSYHGRDGPLTVEDKRWSSPLLTGFLKAGQQLGYEIVDPNGPEQIGFSVADMTQRNGLRGSTAETYIKPAAARPNLDVAVNAHVTKIIFDDNKRAIGVRFKQNGKMRTVRARREVILSAGAIGSPHLLLLSGVGPAQHLRQHEIPVVVDLPGVGQNLQDHPSIFGLAWTTRKGVSISIPRLLEPKSVKDFIFNRQGPLTSPFGVEGNAWSLAERGDPYWPDLQYLFISGTPALDSGLAIWDLIGYRKEVFFEYFGHMLGRDGFSIGPMLTRPKSRGTVKLASRDPLQAPLIDPNFLSHPDDVETFVRGIKFALSVGNASALRDDFQAVFNKKVLPGCENEVTGSDAYWSCYALHMASTTFHPCGTCKMAPSSDPYGVLDHNLKVRGVSGLRVIDASMMPLITTGNLNAPVAMIAEKGADIIKLDWGAPVAPLP